From Rana temporaria chromosome 7, aRanTem1.1, whole genome shotgun sequence, the proteins below share one genomic window:
- the LOC120945738 gene encoding extracellular calcium-sensing receptor-like yields the protein MIGHVWITLIIIMVKKSQALSRCQRPEQPLPAYLHEGEIIIGGLIPVHEKTAKPTLKYTEKPPGRTCEKFYFEKYQYVLAMLFAISEINANPLLMANLTLGFEIYDSCYSDAAAVDGVMGYLSGKRSKVPNYRCAPTPPKLSAVVGDSPSSGSIAIARILGLTKFPQLIFLSFADQLRLSPPDIGR from the exons ATGATAGGACATGTATGGATcactctaataataataatggtgaaGAAGTCACAGGCTCTCTCCCGGTGTCAGCGCCCCGAGCAGCCGTTACCGGCTTACCTCCACGAAGGAGAGATCATTATCGGGGGACTTATTCCCGTACACGAGAAGACGGCGAAACCGACACTGAAATATACGGAGAAACCCCCAGGCAGGACCTGTGAAAA GTTCTACTTCGAGAAATATCAGTACGTCCTCGCCATGTTATTCGCCATCAGCGAGATCAACGCCAACCCGCTGCTGATGGCCAACCTGACGTTGGGATTCGAGATTTATGACTCCTGCTACTCGGACGCCGCGGCCGTGGACGGCGTCATGGGCTACCTGTCCGGGAAACGATCCAAGGTGCCCAATTACAGATGTGCGCCGACGCCTCCTAAACTGTCCGCGGTGGTGGGGGACTCTCCATCCTCCGGCTCCATCGCCATCGCTCGCATACTCGGACTCACTAAGTTCCCGCAG CTCATTTTCCTGTCTTTTGCAGATCAGTTACGCCTCAGCCCTCCCGACATTGGCCGATAA
- the LOC120944913 gene encoding extracellular calcium-sensing receptor-like, translated as MIKHYNWSWVGIVSSNNDYGDQGSQKLRTEMAKSGMCVAFAKTLPTPPTKESLDSVVGAIHKTKTNVVVLYAYATELIPFFQAVAASKIVGKIWIAVGSWLPSAVFTQKELWATLNGTIGLAKYSSDIPGFGKFLYTINPAKYPNDIFIREFWEQAFGCKWRENSSIYGVNATFCSGVEDLRKLDSSVYDTTNFRLSVSVYNAVHAVAHALHDMMSCKSGKGPFFNGSCVNFGDFQPWQLFYYVKNVQFLNSYGERVAFDEKGELKGLYDVLNWQMSHDLKGGLVKVGIFDDWGPNGKKLVVDEKVVIWGEKYTQAPPSVCCDSCRPGFWKAPRDGEPFCCYDCIPCSDGEISNQTDAAGCMPCPEDQWSNENRVKCIPKVIEFLSYEEPLGLALCAITTICSILTLSVLGIFIRFRDTPLVKANNRSLVALLFCFLCSFLFIGRPTTITCLIRQAIFGITFSLCVSCIFAKTITVVIAFSATKPNSSLRKWVGSSIPNSMIAAGSSIQTVICASWVIQYPTSPNLNTKATKGVITVECKDSSMIFFYIMLGFLGFLAILTLVVAFLARNLPDGFNETKLITFSMLVFTSVWISFIPAYVSTKGKYMVAVEIFAILSSSLGLICCIFAPKCHIIILRPHMNTREFLVSKNQIGRNT; from the exons ATGATCAAGCATTACAATTGGTCTTGGGTTGGCATCGTGTCCTCCAACAATGACTACGGAGACCAAGGCAGCCAGAAGCTTCGGACAGAAATGGCGAAGAGCGGCATGTGTGTTGCGTTTGCCAAAACCCTACCGACTCCGCCAACCAAAGAAAGCCTGGACAGCGTCGTCGGCGCCATACACAAAACGAAAACCAACGTGGTCGTGCTCTACGCTTACGCCACCGAGCTGATTCCTTTCTTCCAGGCCGTCGCTGCCAGCAAAATTGTTGGAAAGATTTGGATCGCCGTGGGAAGTTGGCTGCCCTCGGCCGTCTTTACGCAGAAGGAACTGTGGGCGACGCTCAACGGCACCATCGGCCTCGCTAAGTACAGCTCAGACATTCCCGGCTTTGGAAAATTTCTTTACACCATAAATCCTGCCAAATATCCGAATGACATCTTTATCAGGGAATTCTGGGAGCAGGCCTTCGGGTGCAAGTGGAGGGAAAATTCATCCATTTATGGAGTCAACGCAACCTTCTGCTCCGGTGTGGAGGACCTGAGGAAACTGGACAGCTCTGTGTACGACACCACCAATTTCCGTCTGTCCGTGTCCGTTTACAACGCCGTGCACGCCGTGGCCCATGCGCTACATGATATGATGTCCTGCAAGTCTGGAAAGGGGCCGTTTTTCAATGGATCTTGCGTCAACTTCGGGGACTTCCAACCATGGCAG CTTTTCTACTACGTTAAGAACGTGCAGTTCCTCAACAGCTATGGTGAGCGGGTGGCTTTTGATGAAAAAGGAGAACTGAAGGGGCTCTACGATGTTCTGAACTGGCAGATGTCTCACGACCTGAAGGGAGGCCTGGTGAAAGTTGGAATCTTCGATGACTGGGGCCCCAATGGGAAGAAGTTGGTTGTAGATGAGAAAGTCGTCATATGGGGAGAGAAATACACACAG GCGCCGCCCTCCGTGTGCTGCGACAGCTGCCGCCCCGGATTCTGGAAAGCCCCCCGGGATGGCGAGCCTTTCTGCTGCTACGACTGTATCCCGTGCTCCGATGGAGAGATATCCAATCAGACCG ATGCTGCAGGTTGCATGCCGTGCCCAGAAGATCAATGGTCCAATGAGAATCGTGTGAAATGTATACCAAAGGTGATTGAGTTTCTCTCCTACGAGGAGCCTCTTGGCCTGGCCCTTTGTGCCATCACCACCATCTGCTCCATACTTACTCTTTCAGTCCTCGGTATCTTTATCCGCTTCCGTGACACCCCATTGGTGAAAGCCAACAACCGTAGCCTGGTGGCTCTCCTCTTCTGTTTCCTTTGTTCCTTCTTGTTTATCGGTCGCCCTACCACCATCACCTGTCTAATCCGGCAAGCAATATTTGGGATCACGTTCTCTCTCTGCGTGTCATGCATCTTCGCCAAAACGATTACAGTAGTGATCGCTTTCAGTGCCACCAAGCCAAATAGCTCTCTTCGGAAATGGGTTGGCTCTTCCATCCCCAACTCCATGATCGCTGCCGGATCGAGCATCCAAACTGTCATTTGTGCTTCCTGGGTGATACAATACCCAACATCTCCCAATCTGAACACAAAGGCTACCAAAGGGGTCATAACAGTGGAGTGTAAGGACAGCTCCATGATCTTCTTCTACATCATGTTGGGATTCTTGGGGTTCTTGGCAATCTTGACTCTTGTGGTTGCTTTCTTGGCTAGAAACCTTCCCGATGGTTTTAATGAGACAAAGTTAATCACCTTCAGCATGTTGGTTTTCACAAGCGTTTGGATCTCCTTCATCCCCGCCTATGTTAGCACCAAGGGGAAATACATGGTGGCCGTAGAGATCTTCGCAATTCTCTCATCCAGCCTTGGCCTAATTTGTTGCATTTTCGCCCCTAAGTGTCACATTATCATTCTGAGACCTCATATGAACACCCGAGAATTTTTGGTTTCAAAGAATCAGATTGGAAGAAATACATGA
- the LOC120945745 gene encoding vomeronasal type-2 receptor 26-like, translated as MPSSLSLTSSFQSSDLPMRLSKVLVFLALVTVLHESTQSRCRLEKQNIESFWKDGDVVIGVITLIHSTIYQPHVTYQEKPRAASCEEYYRDVLAVIFAIEEINQNRNLLPNLTLGFDIFDSCVSEARAIQATMMLLWEKKDLVSDGLGGWKLPFLAGIVGDSMSTLSIPIARIAGLCNYPQVSFGAFDPDLGDRIQFPSFLRTVPNEKIQNKAISQLLKHLEWTWVGILTRDDDLGVLDGQNLKDEIRLNHGCVAFLEKIHYRYAPQKIKKILEVVMNSTAVAVVVYCEEMHVKPLLDMMSESGKKGKIWIYTLCFTFIPGMFSESHARLLNGSIGLVLHSEPMPQFGRYLRHLHPSRYTGDIFMKHFWEIVFDCQWRADGNGANDSDSIKLCTGEERLGEVDFLFELTDLSYTFQAYIAVYAFAHALHNLLHCTNQTLTSGSCNQENLLPWKVFRQLKKVFFRTQSGDDVFFNEIGEVPAMFDIMNLQIFPNDEYRLVKVGRYDSREPQDKQISLHTGSVIWNPEYTQVPQSVCSEMCAPGYRKVSVKDRPICCFQCVPCSLGEIANETDATVCTKCPDDQWPSEQQDSCLLKMIQFLSYGDTMGVSLAAVSVTFSMTGLSVLCIFRKFSETPVVKANNRNLSYVILVGLIVCFLSTFLFIGYPSPIICYIRQVIFGINFSVVVSGMLAKTITVILIFQSTKPGSMGKRLDSRISNVVVCFCPLFQVAICVVWLGTSPPYPELNVTSKADAIIAECNEGSNFFFYGMLGYMGFLATISFLVAFLSRKLPDSFNEGQYITFSMFAFLSVWVCFIPAYLSSEGEDMVIVEVFAILASSASLLACLFFPKCYIILFRPEMNTKQYVRGKQ; from the exons ATGCCATCTTCTCTGAGTCTGACGTCTTCCTTCCAATCTTCTGATCTTCCAATGAGGTTATCGAAGGTCCTTGTGTTCTTAGCGCTGGTTACCGTTCTCCACGAATCCACGCAATCCAGGTGCCGCCTAGAGAAGCAGAATATTGAGTCCTTCTGGAAGGACGGGGACGTCGTCATCGGGGTCATCACATTGATCCATTCCACCATTTATCAGCCGCATGTGACCTATCAGGAGAAACCACGAGCTGCATCTTGTGAAGA GTATTATCGGGATGTGCTGGCCGTAATATTCGCCATCGAGGAGATCAATCagaacaggaacctcctgccAAACCTGACTTTGGGTTTTGATATATTTGACTCGTGTGTGTCGGAGGCGAGAGCCATTCAGGCCACCATGATGTTGCTGTGGGAGAAGAAGGACTTGGTCTCTGATGGTCTCGGAGGCTGGAAGCTTCCATTCCTAGCCGGTATTGTTGGAGATTCGATGTCAACTTTATCCATCCCGATTGCCAGGATAGCGGGTCTGTGCAATTACCCTCAG GTTAGTTTTGGTGCTTTTGATCCAGATTTGGGTGACAGGATTCAGTTCCCCTCCTTCCTCCGCACGGTGCCCAACGAGAAAATCCAGAACAAAGCCATTTCTCAGCTGCTAAAACATCTGGAGTGGACCTGGGTTGGGATCCTGACCAGAGACGACGACTTGGGGGTTCTAGACGGACAAAACCTGAAAGACGAGATTCGCCTGAACCACGGCTGCGTGGCCTTCCTGGAGAAAATCCATTACCGTTACGCCcctcaaaaaatcaaaaaaatcctgGAGGTCGTTATGAATTCCACCGCGGTCGCCGTCGTTGTGTACTGCGAGGAGATGCACGTCAAGCCCCTCCTGGACATGATGTCAGAGAGCGGGAAAAAGGGCAAAATCTGGATCTACACCTTGTGCTTTACATTCATTCCGGGAATGTTTTCGGAAAGCCACGCCCGATTGCTGAACGGTTCCATCGGTCTGGTTCTACACAGTGAGCCCATGCCTCAGTTCGGCCGATATCTCCGCCATCTTCATCCATCCAGATACACAGGCGACATCTTTATGAAGCATTTTTGGGAAATTGTCTTTGATTGCCAATGGCGTGCCGATGGAAATGGCGCGAATGATAGCGACAGTATTAAACTttgtacaggggaggagagatTGGGTGAGGTGGACTTCCTTTTTGAACTGACCGATCTGAGTTATACCTTCCAGGCCTACATCGCGGTCTACGCCTTTGCTCACGCTCTTCATAACCTCTTACATTGTACAAATCAGACTTTGACTTCTGGGAGCTGCAACCAGGAAAATCTTCTGCCCTGGAAG GTCTTCAGACAACTGAAGAAAGTCTTCTTCAGGACCCAGTCCGGGGATGACGTGTTCTTCAATGAGATTGGAGAAGTTCCGGCAATGTTCGATATCATGAATCTGCAGATCTTCCCCAATGACGAGTACAGATTGGTCAAAGTGGGTCGATATGATTCCCGAGAACCTCAAGATAAACAGATCTCTCTACACACCGGCTCTGTGATATGGAACCCGGAATACACACAG GTGCCGCAGTCGGTGTGCAGTGAGATGTGTGCGCCGGGATATAGAAAGGTGTCGGTCAAAGATCGGCCGATCTGCTGTTTCCAGTGTGTCCCGTGTTCCCTCGGAGAGATCGCCAATGAAACAG ATGCGACAGTTTGTACGAAGTGTCCTGATGACCAATGGCCCAGTGAGCAGCAGGACAGTTGTCTCCTGAAGATGATCCAGTTCTTATCCTACGGGGATACGATGGGCGTCTCTTTGGCCGCAGTCTCTGTTACCTTCTCAATGACTGGCCTCTCAGTGTTGTGTATATTCCGGAAGTTCTCCGAGACTCCGGTGGTCAAAGCCAACAACAGAAACCTCAGTTACGTCATCCTTGTAGGCCTCATTGTGTGCTTCCTGTCCACCTTCTTATTCATTGGCTACCCTTCCCCCATCATCTGCTATATTCGGCAGGTTATTTTCGGGATAAACTTCTCTGTGGTTGTCTCCGGCATGTTGGCCAAGACCATAACTGTGATTCTAATTTTCCAGTCCACCAAGCCTGGCTCAATGGGCAAACGTTTGGACTCCAGAATCTCCAACGTCGTCGTATGCTTCTGCCCGCTTTTTCAAGTGGCCATCTGTGTGGTTTGGCTCGGGACATCCCCCCCGTACCCGGAATTAAACGTGACTTCCAAAGCAGACGCCATCATCGCAGAATGCAACGAGGGCTCCAACTTCTTCTTTTACGGCATGTTGGGTTATATGGGCTTTTTAGCCACCATAAGTTTCCTAGTGGCCTTTCTGTCTAGGAAGCTCCCGGACAGTTTCAATGAAGGGCAATATATCACTTTTAGTATGTTTGCATTTCTTAGTGTCTGGGTGTGTTTTATTCCGGCTTACCTGAGCTCAGAGGGGGAGGACATGGTCATTGTGGAAGTCTTTGCCATACTGGCCTCCAGTGCCAGCTTGTTGgcttgtctttttttccccaagtgCTACATTATCTTGTTCCGTCCTGAAATGAACACCAAGCAGTATGTACGGGGAAAGCAGTAA